In a genomic window of Piliocolobus tephrosceles isolate RC106 chromosome 1, ASM277652v3, whole genome shotgun sequence:
- the RNF115 gene encoding E3 ubiquitin-protein ligase RNF115 isoform X2, which yields MIPESKVEGPFHNQEKLHILHFLGGGGSRIDNSTTTHFAELWGHLDHTMFFQDFRPFLSGNPLDQDNRANERGHQTHTDFWGARPPRLPLGRRYRSRGSSRPDRSPAIEGILQHIFAGFFANSAIPGSPHPFSWSGMLHSNPGDYAWGQTGLDAIVTQLLGQLENTGPPPADKEKITSLPTVTVTQEQVDMGLECPVCKEDYTVEEEVRQLPCNHFFHSSCIVPWLELHDTCPVCRKSLNGEDSTRQSQSSEASASNRFSNDSQLHDRWTF from the exons ttttttagGTGGTGGCGGCAGTCGGATAGACAATAGCACAACAACACATTTTGCAGAG CTTTGGGGCCATTTGGATCACACGatgttttttcaagattttagaCCATTTCTAAGTGGCAATCCACTGGACCAAGATAATAGAGCCAATGAAAGGGGTCACCAGACTCACACTGACTTCTGGGGAGCAAGGCCTCCACGGTTACCATTGGGTCGGAGATACAGATCTCGAGGAAGTTCTCGTCCTGACAGATCTCCAGCTATTGAAGG AATACTACAACACATCTTTGCAGGATTCTTTGCAAATTCTGCCATTCCTGGATCTCCACACCCTTTTTCCTG GAGCGGGATGCTGCACTCCAACCCTGGGGACTATGCCTGGGGTCAGACAGGGCTTGATGCCATTGTAACCCAG cttttagGACAACTGGAAAACACAGGCCCTCCCCCAGCTGACAAGGAAAAGATCACATCTCTTCCAACAGTGACAGTAACTCAGGAACAAGTTG ATATGGGTTTAGAGTGTCCAGTATGCAAAGAAGATTACACAGTTGAAGAGGAAGTCCGGCAGTTACCTTGCAATCACTTCTTTCACAGCAGTTGTATTGTGCCATGGCTGGAACTG caTGACACATGTCCTGTATGTAGGAAGAGCTTAAATGGTGAGGACTCTACTCGGCAAAGCCAGAGCTCTGAGGCCTCTGCAAGCAACAGATTTAGCAATGACAGTCAGTTACATGACCGATGGACTTTCTGA